Within the Solibacillus silvestris genome, the region CGATGCGGGCATTAAAAATGAGGGATTTGAGCAGTTTTTTTATCGGAAATTGAAAGAATATAATATAGAAATTAATCAAATTACCGGTATTATTTTAACTCATTTTCATAATGATCATATCGGGGTAGTAAATCAGATTACGAATGATTACCGGATTCCTGTCTACGCCAGTGAAATTGCCATTCCTCGTTTGAAGTGTGAGGATGATTATTTACAGCAGAAGCTTAGCTTTTACTATGATTTGTATGAGCAATACGGCGTACCGGAATTTGCCCGTGAACGAATGGCAAAAATGGAGAATACCCTTCAAAATAAAGAACAGGTGATGATCTATCCGCCGATTATGAAACTGGAAGACGGGCAAGCAATCGGAGGATTACGCGTAATGACTGCTCCCGGGCATTCACCGGATTCAATTTGTTTGTTTGATGAGGAGACAGGATGGCTATTCGCGGGGGACTTTTTATTGGCTACTGGTATGACGAATGCTTTAATCGATCATGACGAATCAGGAGACATAACGAACCCGATTAGCCAATATATAGACTCGATTGAGAAAATAAAAGCATACAATGTGCGCACCGTATTTGCCGGACATAAAGAGATTTATGAAAACTTGAATGAAGTGATGGAGAAAAGCTTAAGTAAAATAGAATACAAGCTGCAAAAGGTTGTATCCAAAATTAGTGAAGGAAATCATACGGCGAAACAATTAGGAGATGCAATCTATGGTGCCCGTTTTGCGAAGTATTTTACATTTATAATTTCAGAAATTATCGGATTAACGCTCCTGGCAGAACAGCGCGGTTTAATTGTGCGTGAATTGCGGGGCGGGGATTGGTGTTTTTCAGTTACAAGTTTGATTGATCAATGAAAACAGCTGCCCGGGAGAGGCAGCTGTTTTTGTTATAGCGTATTATTTCCATCTCACATAAAGTGTCGTCGGAGTCGTTTGAGGTTGATTCCATTTTGCGAAAGCTTTTGTATACTTACTCGTTGTATAAAGATTGTTCAGCGGTTTTGTATTGATACCAAATTCATATTTAGCAGATGCTTTATTAATGTCGGCGGATTTAATAATCGTTGTTTTCTTACCTTGTAATGTAATGGTTTTCAGCGGATTCATAAGCACTGAACTGAACTCTACTGACTGGACATTTGCAGGAACTGTCAGCTTTGTTAGCTTGTTATTGAAAAAAGCACCATTGCTGATTGTCGTTACTTTCGAAGGGATCGTAATCGAACTCAGCGCATTGTTCGCAAACACAGCTTCTTTCAATACTTTTATATTTTTAGAAATTTGGACAGATTTTAATTTGTTATTAGCAAATACATACGGTCCCATCGCTGTTACACTGTCCGGTATGATGATGGAAGTTAACCTGTTCATATCAAAGGCATGCTGGCCAATTGATGTTAACCCGTATTTTAATGAAACAGATGATAAAGCATTGTCTATGAATGCATATTGTTCGATAACTTTAATGTTTTTAGGAATCGTCACTTTAGTTAACTTATTATCCGCAAACACAAAGCTTTCAATCTCAGTTAGCTTTGACGGAATGGTAATTTTAGTTAATTTATTATCGCTAAAGGCTCCGTACTTAATACTTTGCACATTTTCTGGGAGTGTTAGCGATGTTAATTCGTTTGTTTCAAAAGCTTGGTCACCAATTAGCTTTAATGTTGCCGGGAATTTCACAGATTTAAGTTTATTTGTATGAAAAGCGAAACTTTCAATGGTTATGATAGATTTTGGAATTGTTACATCTGTTAGTTTATTGTTCGCAAATGCATTGGCCGAAATAGTATTTAAACCATCTGACAACGTTAATGCTGTCAAACTATTAAAGTCAAATGCATATTGTCCTATATTTGTTACGCTGTTCGGTAATGATAGGCGCGGCAGCTTATTGTACTGGAATGCACTGTGGCCAATTGTCTGTAATGAATTCGGTAAAGTTAAACTTGTAATTGCATTGTTTGCAAAAGCAAAGTCTGGAATGGTTTTAATGCCTTTGCCGACTTTTACTTGGGACAAGCGGTTTGCGTAAAAGGCTTTTTTGCCAAGGTGCGTAACAGAGTCCGGGATCGAGACGCCGGCAATTTTATTCCTGCTGAATGCTTCCTTACCGATTTTTTTCAAGTTGTTCGGTAAGACAAGAGTTTTCCCTCCAAATATGTTATCACTGAAGCTAAACGCATTGTTGCCAATTATTTCCAAATTAGCAGGGAGTTGAAGCGGCTTATTTTTATCGTAATTAACGGATGCAAATGCATAAGGTCCGATAACACGAATTGTATTTGGCAATGTTACACTAAATGGCTCTTTATTCATTGCTTTGTTAGTAGCCGGAATGATGGAGTGTTTAGTTGTAAAGGCAAATGGTGCGATTTCGGTAACGGGAATGCCATTGATGGCAGCCGGAATATTGAACGACTCAGCGCCTGCATTTTCGTCAAAGCCGGTAATTTTAATTTCCTGTTTACCGTTATATTCGGTAATAGCATAATATAAATTTTCATATTGGTGGTCCTGATTACTTTGTAAATGAGCAGGTAATGTCACATCTACTTTACGATCGCTGTATAGAGCGCCGACGATTGATGAACCAATTGTTGTGACTGAATCTGGAACAGTAAGGGATGAAATGGAATTCCCCATAAAGGCTTCTGTCCCGATTTCTTCAAGTCCGACTGGTAATGTAACGTTTTGAAGAGAGTTGTTTATAAATGCTCCATCACCGATTCGTTTCAACGTTTTGGGAAAACTAACGGTATGGACGATTCTCTCTTCATAATCAGGAGCATCATAATTAAACCATTCTGTATCAATCGCAAAAGCATTATCCGCAATTTCCGTTACAGGAAAGCCGGCGATTGTTTCGGGAATAGTTAAGTCTTTTGGTGCAGAAGAGCCAATAATTCGTACCTCTTGTTTTCCATTTTCAGCTGTAAAAATTACATAATAGAAATTCTTGTATGTCTCATATGGTGCAGCAGTTGCAGAACTGCAAAATCCGATAATAGAAACGAGCATTAACGCACAGGTAATAATGATTTTTTTCATAGGTTAAATCCTTTCTTTATTTTGGAATTAACGTACAGACGGATTATTTGGAAATAAGTTTCAAAATTAAATAAATATTTTTTAGTGGTAAATTACAACTTGAAAAGGTTCCTTCCACCTTATTAGACAAGAACCTTTTTGCTACTCTAAAGTGAGCGTTCCACTAAATGTCGTTCCTTGATCACGGCCGGCTTCACAATAAAACTCGGTTGTTTTAATTGTCTTATTAGTAAGCCTTTCGAATTCAATAACACAACGGTCACCATCCGCTGTTTTGGATAACCGCGCTTTTGTATCGGCTGTGAATGTCGCTGTTCCTTCAATCGTGCCGGATGCCCAGCCGTCATACGTATAATAGGTCAATTGGAAACCGGTTTTCGTACTATTAGAGATTGTTAATACACGCCCCTTTGAATCAAGGTCTCCTTTACCGTAAGTATGAAAATACGTATACTCGCCATTCCAAGATTTATTTGGCTTCTTGTCGGCAGTAGGGGACCAGTTTGCACCTGTGCCCAATGTTTTATCAAGCATACTGCGGGCGGAAGAAGCACGTTCATAAAGCGGGCTATTACTAGCAAAGCTTTCTTCTGCCATGTCAGAACGATAAAAGAAGTTTTTATTTTGCATGTTATAGAAAAACAGAACAAGCTGTGCACGTGTTAAATTATTTGTTGTACCGAAAAAATGCTGTAAATTAGTTTGCTCATACTTTGCGTTTTGTCCGTTAGAAATATCATGATCCAGTAAAAAACGGATTGCTTTATTTAAAGTCGTTTGTCCATCCGCTATATAGGCAATCGCCTGTGCAACAGTTCCCCGTTTTACAGCTGCACCTCGAATACTGTTATGGAAATAGCCGTTTAAAGGTACTTGATAGGCGGCAAGCGTATTATAGTTTGCATCGGATGGAATCTCTTTCTTTGTGAACTTATCCAGTTCTTCCGAGACAGGTTCCAACTCAAAATAGCTAACTAAAATTTGAGCAAATTGTTGTTCTGTGACGGGTTGGTTTGGACGGAATGTACCGTTAGCATAGCCGTTTATAATATTAAAATCATATGCCCATTTAATTGCGTCATACGCATAATGGTTTGTCGGGACATCTTTAAACACTTGCTTCGCTGCCCCCGAGTTGGTTGGAGAAATAAAAAAAGACAGCCCTACAATAATAGAAATAATTGTGAAGTAGAAGCGTTTCATAAAAAAACCTCCTCTTTATAATTGGATTATTTTTACTTTACCATGACTGCCTCCTGTTTCCACTTACTTTTTATTCTAAAATATGGGATAAGAGCCGATATAATAGATATGGTATATAAAATGAGAATAGGTAGTGATCCATATGAATAAATCAAAGTTAATGCTAGCTGCATTGGCCGCAATCCCGGTAAGTATTGGGATGATAGGGGAAGTAGAGGCAGAGGGAGCAGCTGCGGCTGATATTGTCGCAGCAGATAAAGTCAGAGAAATGATTCAAACGTTAAACGAAGAGTCCACTCCTACTGAAATCAGTGCAGCACGAAAAGCATATGATGCATTAAACAGCGAGGCGAAAAAGCTAATACAAGTAGTTACAAACCTTGAATACTTCGAAAGCCGGTTAGCTGTTCAAAAGGCACAAGCTGAAAAAGAAGCGAAAGTCGTGATGGACCGCATTAATCGTATCGATAAATTGAAATATACAGAAGCTCAAATTAAAAGTATACGTATGGCGTACAATGCGCTGAGTGATCTTGCGAAGTCGTCTGTAACAAACCTCCACATTTTAATTGATGGTGAGAATTATATTATTTATCAAAATACTGTTGTGAAGCAGGCAAAGCTTGATGCCAACGCATTTGATATATATATGAACGATATTAGCCGCAGCTCGACAACACAGGAAATTGCGAGAGCCCGATCACTATACAACAACTTATCGGCAGAAGCGAAAAGACATGTAACATCGTGGGAAAAGCTTGTTCGTCTTGAAACAATGTGGAGAGATCCGTATTATATTGAGCTTGTGTATACGTACTATCCTGATTATATTCATGAAATAAAGCCGGGCGGAGTAGTCATCGAGAAGCCGGCATATGATCCGCTTTACATTCCGGATGATTCAGCAAGTACAGTTGTGACATCAATTCCGAAAACAGCAACTTGGTCACACTATGAAACGATGACCTATCAAAATGGCCGGTATACAACACAAATAACTACTTCTCAAGTAAAAAATATTACAGACCGGAATATGCGTTTAAAAGCGGGAGATATTGAAATCATTATTCCTACATCGGAAATACAGTCTTCTACAGCTACAGTCGGTGTGTCTGTAAATGTAGCCAATAATCAGCTTCACATCCAATTTACAGAAGGAAATCGTGCAAAAACTTTTGAAAATACAGTAGAAGTCCATGTTCCGGTATCTAAATTACAGGCAAATACTTCGCAAGTTATACAACGTCTTCTATCAACCGGTACATCACCTGCATCCTATAAAGTAGATGGCTCGAAATTCATTATCCGTACAGCCACAGGTGGTACATTTAAAGCAGCGAATAGCAGCGTTATTTATACGGATATTCCAAACAATGACCAAGGACGTGCAATTCGAGAGCTGGCAAAGCGCGGCATTCTATTTAATACGAAAAGCCGTCTAGTTCAAACCTATAAACAAGTAAGCAAACTCGATGCAGCGGTAATGATTGCATCGGCACTGGATTTATCAAGTAACGCCAAATCGAAATATCTGGATATAGCAAATGCGCAGCAATTAAAACTAGTCCAGGGGTTATTGGAAGCAGGCATCATGAGTGGTGCAACATCGAGCCGTTTTACACCTAATGCTTCGGTGACAAAGCAAGAAGCAGCCATTATTATTGCCAACATGTACCGCTATTTAAATCAGGATTTTGCGAAAGTATACAATGAATTAAACATTAGCTATACGGATATTGCAAACCTGACATTTGAAGCGCGTCAAAGCATTGCAATTCTAGAGCTGTTTGGTGTTGTCGATGGGCAGGGTCCATTTAGTCCTGAGAAAACATTATCACGCGGCGAGTTTGCCGAACTTATTTACAATGCGTTAATAGCAATCGACTATTTATAAAATTGATTGGTCCCGGAGTGGAAATCAATTTTTACGTACATCGAAAAAACCTCCTTTTTCTCACAAAGAAAAAGGGGGTTTTTGGGTATGTCTCGCACAGAGTGGAAAATTAGCAATAATAGGTTTGACTGCTAAGCTGAAAACAGAAAAATCCGTAGGAACTTCTGACAATTCCCTTACAAATACGCTATAATTAACTACTACAGCACACATGCACAAAAGGAGTTTTCGCATGGTCTATTTATCGATGATTTTCTTCAAAATTGTTGCACCGATTTTAATTTTACTTATTATAGGTGCTATTTTACAGCGCAAGTTTCAGTTTAACCTTAAAGCATTATCCCACCTCATTACATACTGTTTCATGCCGGCTGCGGTATTTATCAATATTTATGAAACATCCATTGAAATGAGTGTGCTTGGACAAATTACGATTTTTATTATTTTGTTTATCGGTGCGCAAATGCTGTTAAGTCAGCTGCTCACAAAGTTGTTAAAACTTGATAAAAAGGAAGCGGCTGTTTTTAAAAACAGTGTTGTCCTTATAAACTCCGGTAACTATGGGATCCCGGTTGCACAAATGATTTTCGCAACCCAGCCGATCGGGGTAGCGATTCAAGTTATTCTTGTTATTTTTCAAAATATGACGACGTATACATATGGCTTGTATAATTTAATCTCATCAACAAAATCAGGATTAGCGATTGTCCGGGACTTTTTGAAAATGCCGATCGTTCATGCGCTAATTATTGGTGCGGCATTAAATTATTTTAGTGTACCGATCCCGGAAACGTTTAGTATTCCGCTGGAGCATATTGCAGACGGATTTGTGGCGGTTGCACTTATAACATTAGGTGCGCAGCTTTCTACAATCGAAATGCGCTCGATGTTCAATAAAACGATTTTTGTCAGCTGCTTTACACGATTAATAGTCGGCCCTGCAACAGCACTAGTTATTATTTTTGCATTGGGTCTGGACGGAGTAGTGGCACAATCGCTATTTATCGCAAGTGCATTCCCGACATCAAGAAACAGTTCCAGCTTAGCACTGGAGTATGATATTGAATCGGCAACAGCTGCCCAGACAGTACTGTTTTCAACGATTATCAGCTGTTTAACCGTGACGTTTGTTATTTATTTATCGACGATTTTATTTGCTTAGAAAAGGGAATCAAATAGAATTAAAAGTTTGATTGGAAAAGGTTAAAACGAAACGGATATTTTTACGCACAGCTTAAAAACCCATTTTTCTCTATGAGAAAAATGGGTTTTTGGGTTATGTGGCAGCCCTTTTTGTATATAAAAAACCGCAAGTATCCCCTCAGATACTCGCGGCTGTAAGCGATTATAGTTGGATATCAATAACGCTTTCGTAATCTAGTAAACACTAAATCAATGAAAAGCTAGTGAATTTAACAATTTGAGCAAGAAGCTAAATTCATAGAGTACTTCTTAGTACATACTTACCGTATTAGAGTATGGGTTTGAAAGGTCCATACCATCTAATGAAAGACCCATTGCCTTCGCTACACCTTCACCATATGCTGGATCAGCTAAGTAGCAGTGTAAAATGTGACGACGTTTGATGAATTCTTCAACACCGTTCATTTCTGCAGCAGTTGTTTCGAATAAACGTTGTTGCTGTTCCGGCGTTTGAAGACGGAATAATTTACCTGGTTGCTCGAAGTAGTTGTTGTCATCTTCACGGAAGTCGTAGATGTCAGCTGGACCATCAAGAGCTAATGCAGGGTCTTTATATTGTGTTTGACCTTGTAATGCGCCATAGCTATTTGGATAGTAAGTAATTGCAGAACCACGGTTTCCATCAGCACGACCTTGACCATCACGGTGATATACCATGAATGGGCATTTTGGTGTGTTTACTGGAATTTGGTGGTGGTTAACACCTAAACGGTAACGAGTTGCATCTTGGTATGCGAATAAACGAGCTTGCAGCATACGGTCTGGTGAGAATGAAATACCAGGTACAACGTTTGATGGAGCGAATGCAGCTTGCTCAACATCAGCGAAGTAGTTTTCCGGGTTACGGTTTAATTCGAACTCTCCAACTTCCATTAATGGGTACTCAGATTTGTACCAAACTTTTGTTAAGTCGAATGGGTTGTCCTTAGAGTTGCGAGCTTGCTCTTCAGTCATCACTTGAATGTACATTTTCCATTTCGGGAAATCGCCTTTTTCGATTGAATCGAATAGGTCACGTTGTGAAGATTCACGGTCTTTACCAATAATTTCAGCAGCTTCTGCACCAGTCAGGTTTTTAATACCTTGTTGTGTACGGAAGTGGAATTTCACGTATACACGTTCGCCAGCTTCGTTGATCATTGAGTAAGTGTGAGATCCGAAACCGTGCATGTTGCGGTAACCTGCTGGAATACCACGGTCAGACATTACGATTGTTACTTGATGTAAAGCTTCTGGTAATGAAGTCCAGAAATCCCAGTTTGAGTTGCCGTTATGCATGTTTGTTTTTGGATCACGCTTAACTACGTGGTTTAAATCCGGGAAGTGTAATGGGTCACGGAAGAAGAATACAGGTGTGTTGTTACCAACCATATCCCAGTTACCTTCTTCAGTGTAGAATTTTAATGCGAAACCGCGAATATCACGCTCAGCATCAGCCGCACCGCGCTCACCTGCTACAGTTGAGAAACGTGCGAACATTTCTGTTTTCTTACCAACTTCAGAGAAAATTTTTGCTTTTGTATATTTTGTGATGTCATGCGTTACAGTAAATGTACCGAATGCACCAGAACCTTTTGCGTGCATACGACGCTCAGGAATTACTTCTCGGTTAAAATTCGCTAATTTCTCAATTAGGAATACGTCTTGTAATAAGATTGGGCCACGGCGACCAGCTGTTTGCGAATCATCGTTCGATACTACTGGAGCACCAGTAATTGTTGTTAAACGTTCGTTTGTCATGTATAGTTCCTCCTAAATCTTTTTGAAAAACTCTTCATAAATAATATAACAAATCTAAATCATAATTTCTACTAGATTATAATAATTCTTTTTAAGGAATCTTTATATTAAAGAACTGGTTATTATATATGGATATTAATGAAAATTCCGATAATATAGTTTTCTAGTAAATTATACCTTTTTCCAGCTTAGAAAGATAAAGATTGCTCCGCATTTTTGGTCAATAATCACTTTTTACTTGTTTATCGACAAATATGGGTAGTTCTTCTATTATTACCTATATAGTAGAGGCAATTACTTTACGAAAGGACATAAGCATGCAACTAACATTAACTTTTATTATTTTAGCAGTTACGATTCTTCTATTTACGACGAATCGATTGCGGGCAGATCTTGTCGCAGTAATGGCTTTATTATCATTTGTCATATTAAATATTTTGACACCCGCTGAAGCGCTGGCAGGGTTTTCGAATTCTGTCGTCATTATGATAGCTGGACTATTTGTTGTCGGGGCAGGTATTTTAAGGACGGGTCTTGCAGGAATGGCAGGAAACCTTCTTTTGAAATGGTCGGGGGATAATGAGCTCCGTCTCTTCATTTTGCTTCTTGTCATTGTCGCAATTGTCGGGGCGTTTATGAGCAATACAGGTACGGTTGCATTAATGCTGCCGATTGTAGTTTCGATAGCAATCAGCATCAAAGTAAGCCCGTCCAAATTTTTAATGCCGCTTTCGTACATTGCGAGCATGTCGGGGCTGATGACATTAATTGCATCGCCGACAAACCTGATTGCTTCGCAAACACTCGTTGATCACGGCTTTGAAAAACTAGGATTTTTTACGATAACTCCAATCGGAATTATCGCAACGATTACCGTCATTATTTATTTAGTATTAGTACGCAATGTGCTGTTGCCGAATGAGGATAACCGTTCGCAATCAAGTGCGGGGTATAAGCTTTCTCCCAAAAAAATTGCCAAGGAATATGATTTACATGATAAATTGTTCCGCGTTGTCGTAAGCGAGCATTCGACCATTTCCGAACAAAAGCTTGCTGATTTGA harbors:
- a CDS encoding Zn-dependent hydrolase, coding for MDAIIKTGNKAVYPIIFPSDYSGLGSINCYVYQNGEDYTLIDAGIKNEGFEQFFYRKLKEYNIEINQITGIILTHFHNDHIGVVNQITNDYRIPVYASEIAIPRLKCEDDYLQQKLSFYYDLYEQYGVPEFARERMAKMENTLQNKEQVMIYPPIMKLEDGQAIGGLRVMTAPGHSPDSICLFDEETGWLFAGDFLLATGMTNALIDHDESGDITNPISQYIDSIEKIKAYNVRTVFAGHKEIYENLNEVMEKSLSKIEYKLQKVVSKISEGNHTAKQLGDAIYGARFAKYFTFIISEIIGLTLLAEQRGLIVRELRGGDWCFSVTSLIDQ
- a CDS encoding catalase is translated as MTNERLTTITGAPVVSNDDSQTAGRRGPILLQDVFLIEKLANFNREVIPERRMHAKGSGAFGTFTVTHDITKYTKAKIFSEVGKKTEMFARFSTVAGERGAADAERDIRGFALKFYTEEGNWDMVGNNTPVFFFRDPLHFPDLNHVVKRDPKTNMHNGNSNWDFWTSLPEALHQVTIVMSDRGIPAGYRNMHGFGSHTYSMINEAGERVYVKFHFRTQQGIKNLTGAEAAEIIGKDRESSQRDLFDSIEKGDFPKWKMYIQVMTEEQARNSKDNPFDLTKVWYKSEYPLMEVGEFELNRNPENYFADVEQAAFAPSNVVPGISFSPDRMLQARLFAYQDATRYRLGVNHHQIPVNTPKCPFMVYHRDGQGRADGNRGSAITYYPNSYGALQGQTQYKDPALALDGPADIYDFREDDNNYFEQPGKLFRLQTPEQQQRLFETTAAEMNGVEEFIKRRHILHCYLADPAYGEGVAKAMGLSLDGMDLSNPYSNTVSMY
- a CDS encoding transporter, which translates into the protein MVYLSMIFFKIVAPILILLIIGAILQRKFQFNLKALSHLITYCFMPAAVFINIYETSIEMSVLGQITIFIILFIGAQMLLSQLLTKLLKLDKKEAAVFKNSVVLINSGNYGIPVAQMIFATQPIGVAIQVILVIFQNMTTYTYGLYNLISSTKSGLAIVRDFLKMPIVHALIIGAALNYFSVPIPETFSIPLEHIADGFVAVALITLGAQLSTIEMRSMFNKTIFVSCFTRLIVGPATALVIIFALGLDGVVAQSLFIASAFPTSRNSSSLALEYDIESATAAQTVLFSTIISCLTVTFVIYLSTILFA